Proteins encoded within one genomic window of Brassica rapa cultivar Chiifu-401-42 chromosome A09, CAAS_Brap_v3.01, whole genome shotgun sequence:
- the LOC103842468 gene encoding transcription factor bHLH18: protein MATTMNVWSTKWTSGLDIEEYNIIHQHHMNSLLGDFPQSLSSLHDTSTCYNFGASCNDYLVEEEPSKILKTTHESPNLHLYPFANSTSPHPQPSSRFLSFEKTGLKVMNHKSPNLIFSPKEKVGSEDLIRRGTKKAQPLARSPSNAQEHILAERKRREKLTQRFVALSALIPGLKKMDKASVLGDAIKHIKYLQESVSEYEKQKKGRTLESVVLVNKSQLVLDEHHKLSPSFSDGNRDYSSSNLPEIEVRVSGKDVLIKIICEKQKGNLIKIMGEIEKLGLSITNSSLLPFGPTSDISIIAQKTCDFDMKVEDVVKSLSCGLS, encoded by the exons ATGGCCACAACGATGAACGTATGGTCTACCAAATGGACCTCCGGATTG GATATTGAAGAGTACAACATCATCCACCAACACCACATGAACTCACTCTTAGGAGATTTTCCACAATCTCTTTCATCTCTTCATGATACTTCCACTTGTTATAACTTTGGTGCTTCTTGTAATGATTATTTGGTTGAAGAGGAACCTTCAAAGATCCTCAAGACCACTCACGAATCACCAAATTTACATCTTTATCCTTTTGCCAATTCTACTTCTCCACACCCTCAGCCATCTTCTAGATTTCTTTCTTTCGAAAAGACGGGATTAAAAGTTATGAACCACAAGTCTCCAAACTTAATATTTAGCCCCAAGGAAAAAGTTGGATCAGAAGATTTGATAAGAAGAGGGACAAAGAAGGCTCAACCTTTAGCTCGAAGTCCATCAAATGCTCAAGAACATATACTGGCCGAAAGAAAACGGAGAGAAAAACTTACTCAAAGATTTGTAGCTCTTTCCGCCCTAATTCCTGGTCTAAAGAAG ATGGACAAGGCTTCTGTGCTGGGAGATGCAATAAAGCATATAAagtacctccaagagagtgtgAGCGAGtatgaaaaacaaaagaaaggaaGAACATTGGAATCAGTTGTTCTTGTGAATAAATCTCAGTTGGTTTTGGATGAGCATCATAAATTATCACCATCTTTCTCAGATGGAAATCGTGACTACTCAAGCTCGAATCTTCCAGAGATCGAAGTTAGGGTTTCGGGAAAAGATGTTCTTATTAAAATCATATGTGAGAAGCAAAAGGGTAATCTGATAAAGATTATGGGTGAGATTGAGAAGCTTGGTTTATCGATCACCAACAGCAGTCTCTTGCCATTTGGACCAACTTCCGACATCTCTATTATCGCTCAG AAAACATGCGATTTTGATATGAAAGTTGAGGACGTTGTGAAGAGCTTGAGTTGTGGTTTATCATAG
- the LOC103842470 gene encoding protein spt2 isoform X4: MMQSFLLRRGNLCLEVAPFLIPVEARSARPKQSPAVNGRAAQGPPPREDKRHVVSANGHSRPASSGGQMNHSRPTSGGQMQARSVSGRPTSSGSSQMQKSRPASSGSQMQNSRPVSSGNQMQQRAVSSGSQRPGSSTNRQPTMRPPGSTMNGQSANRNGQPSSRSEHQRPAPGKVPVDHRRQMSNSSSNGVGPGRSGSTARPLPSKPSLERKPSISAGKSSLQSAQRPPSLSRPVSSDPRQRLGEQRKVNPTTSRMIPKQPVPTSRHQMMSKPAAKRPPQRDIHDDRMPLKKKKPAIMSEDAKALSMIRQMFNTNRYAGRDDDDRNMEANFDDIMKEERRSARIAREEDEKEAQLIAQEEERERLRKIRKNR; this comes from the exons ATGATGCAGAGCTTCCTGCTCCGAAGAGGGAACCTCTGTCTCGAAGTGGCTCCTTTCCTAATTCCGGTAG AAGCTCGATCTGCGAGACCCAAACAATCACCAGCTGTCAATGGTAGAGCTGCTCAAGGTCCACCACCTCGTGAGGATAAGAGACATGTTGTTTCTGCTAATGGCCATTCACGACCGGCTTCCTCTGGCGGCCAAATGAATCACTCAAGACCGACGTCTGGAGGCCAAATGCAGGCGAGATCTGTCTCGGGGAGACCCACTTCTTCAGGCAGCAGCCAAATGCAGAAATCAAGACCGGCTTCCTCTGGTAGCCAAATGCAAAATTCAAGACCAGTTTCCTCTGGTAACCAAATGCAGCAAAGAGCTGTATCCTCTGGAAGCCAGAGACCTGGTTCCTCGACAAACCGTCAACCAACCATGAGACCACCAGGTTCAACAATGAATGGCCAATCAGCTAATCGGAATGGCCAGCCAAGTTCCAGATCAGAACACCAAAGACCAGCTCCTGGGAAGGTGCCCGTGGATCATAGGAGGCAGATGAGCAACAGCAGCAGCAATGGAGTTGGTCCTGGTCGGTCAGGGTCCACAGCAAGACCTTTGCCTTCTAAGCCTTCACTGGAGAGAAAGCCCTCCATCTCCGCGGGAAAGAGTTCTCTTCAAAGTGCGCAAAGACCACCGTCCTTGTCCAGACCAGTGTCATCTGATCCTAGGCAACGGCTGGGAGAACAGAGAAAGGTCAACCCAACCACATCCCGAATGATCCCAAAACAACCAGTGCCTACCTCAAGACACCAG ATGATGAGTAAACCGGCAGCCAAGAGACCTCCACAGCGTGACATACATGATGATCGGATGcctttgaagaagaagaagcctgCAATAATGTCAGAGGATGCTAAGGCATTGAGCATGATTAGACAAATGTTCAA TACCAATCGTTACGCTGGACGTGACGATGATGACAGAAACATGGAAGCCAACTTCGACGATATCATGAAGGAAGAGAGACGAAG TGCGAGAATTGCAAGGGAGGAAGATGAAAAGGAAGCGCAGCTGATAGCACAAGAAGAAGAGCGAGAGAGGCTGAGAAAGATTCGGAAGAACCGTTAG
- the LOC103842470 gene encoding protein spt2 isoform X5, which produces MMQSFLLRRGNLCLEVAPFLIPVARSARPKQSPAVNGRAAQGPPPREDKRHVVSANGHSRPASSGGQMNHSRPTSGGQMQARSVSGRPTSSGSSQMQKSRPASSGSQMQNSRPVSSGNQMQQRAVSSGSQRPGSSTNRQPTMRPPGSTMNGQSANRNGQPSSRSEHQRPAPGKVPVDHRRQMSNSSSNGVGPGRSGSTARPLPSKPSLERKPSISAGKSSLQSAQRPPSLSRPVSSDPRQRLGEQRKVNPTTSRMIPKQPVPTSRHQMMSKPAAKRPPQRDIHDDRMPLKKKKPAIMSEDAKALSMIRQMFNTNRYAGRDDDDRNMEANFDDIMKEERRSARIAREEDEKEAQLIAQEEERERLRKIRKNR; this is translated from the exons ATGATGCAGAGCTTCCTGCTCCGAAGAGGGAACCTCTGTCTCGAAGTGGCTCCTTTCCTAATTCCGGTAG CTCGATCTGCGAGACCCAAACAATCACCAGCTGTCAATGGTAGAGCTGCTCAAGGTCCACCACCTCGTGAGGATAAGAGACATGTTGTTTCTGCTAATGGCCATTCACGACCGGCTTCCTCTGGCGGCCAAATGAATCACTCAAGACCGACGTCTGGAGGCCAAATGCAGGCGAGATCTGTCTCGGGGAGACCCACTTCTTCAGGCAGCAGCCAAATGCAGAAATCAAGACCGGCTTCCTCTGGTAGCCAAATGCAAAATTCAAGACCAGTTTCCTCTGGTAACCAAATGCAGCAAAGAGCTGTATCCTCTGGAAGCCAGAGACCTGGTTCCTCGACAAACCGTCAACCAACCATGAGACCACCAGGTTCAACAATGAATGGCCAATCAGCTAATCGGAATGGCCAGCCAAGTTCCAGATCAGAACACCAAAGACCAGCTCCTGGGAAGGTGCCCGTGGATCATAGGAGGCAGATGAGCAACAGCAGCAGCAATGGAGTTGGTCCTGGTCGGTCAGGGTCCACAGCAAGACCTTTGCCTTCTAAGCCTTCACTGGAGAGAAAGCCCTCCATCTCCGCGGGAAAGAGTTCTCTTCAAAGTGCGCAAAGACCACCGTCCTTGTCCAGACCAGTGTCATCTGATCCTAGGCAACGGCTGGGAGAACAGAGAAAGGTCAACCCAACCACATCCCGAATGATCCCAAAACAACCAGTGCCTACCTCAAGACACCAG ATGATGAGTAAACCGGCAGCCAAGAGACCTCCACAGCGTGACATACATGATGATCGGATGcctttgaagaagaagaagcctgCAATAATGTCAGAGGATGCTAAGGCATTGAGCATGATTAGACAAATGTTCAA TACCAATCGTTACGCTGGACGTGACGATGATGACAGAAACATGGAAGCCAACTTCGACGATATCATGAAGGAAGAGAGACGAAG TGCGAGAATTGCAAGGGAGGAAGATGAAAAGGAAGCGCAGCTGATAGCACAAGAAGAAGAGCGAGAGAGGCTGAGAAAGATTCGGAAGAACCGTTAG
- the LOC103842470 gene encoding protein spt2 isoform X2: MQQAYEQDLDEEAGYDDYYSDDNGLDEYDEEEEEEVPPKEEVEYLELRQRIKESIRKKSGSGGVNAQSSQDRRKKQLPYNDFGSFFGPSRPVISSRVIQESKSLLENEIKNSNQPKKRPVPASNSGDKNVSHEKKRPKVVSATRRKVETLKDTRDYSFLFSDDAELPAPKREPLSRSGSFPNSEARSARPKQSPAVNGRAAQGPPPREDKRHVVSANGHSRPASSGGQMNHSRPTSGGQMQARSVSGRPTSSGSSQMQKSRPASSGSQMQNSRPVSSGNQMQQRAVSSGSQRPGSSTNRQPTMRPPGSTMNGQSANRNGQPSSRSEHQRPAPGKVPVDHRRQMSNSSSNGVGPGRSGSTARPLPSKPSLERKPSISAGKSSLQSAQRPPSLSRPVSSDPRQRLGEQRKVNPTTSRMIPKQPVPTSRHQMMSKPAAKRPPQRDIHDDRMPLKKKKPAIMSEDAKALSMIRQMFNTNRYAGRDDDDRNMEANFDDIMKEERRSARIAREEDEKEAQLIAQEEERERLRKIRKNR, translated from the exons ATGCAGCAGGCCTATGAAcaa GACCTTGATGAGGAAGCTGGCTATGATGACTATTACAGTGATGATAATGGATTAGATGAgtacgacgaggaagaagaagaagaagtgccCCCGAAGGAAGAAGTTGAATATCTTGAATTGCGTCAAAGGATCAAGGAGTCTATCAGGAAAAAATCGGGCAGTGGAGGTGTTAATGCTCAATCTTCACAagacagaagaaaaaaacaactcCCTTACAACGA ctttggttccttcttTGGTCCTTCACGGCCTGTGATATCCTCGAGGGTTATTCAAGAAAGCAAATCCTTGCTAGAAAACGAGATAAAGAACTCAAACCAACCG AAGAAAAGACCTGTTCCAGCTAGCAATTCGGGAGATAAGAATGTGTCACATGAGAAGAAGCGGCCTAAAGTTGTGAGTGCTACAAGAAGGAAAGTTGAGACTCTTAAGGACACACGAGACTATTCCTTCTTGTTTTCCGATGATGCAGAGCTTCCTGCTCCGAAGAGGGAACCTCTGTCTCGAAGTGGCTCCTTTCCTAATTCCG AAGCTCGATCTGCGAGACCCAAACAATCACCAGCTGTCAATGGTAGAGCTGCTCAAGGTCCACCACCTCGTGAGGATAAGAGACATGTTGTTTCTGCTAATGGCCATTCACGACCGGCTTCCTCTGGCGGCCAAATGAATCACTCAAGACCGACGTCTGGAGGCCAAATGCAGGCGAGATCTGTCTCGGGGAGACCCACTTCTTCAGGCAGCAGCCAAATGCAGAAATCAAGACCGGCTTCCTCTGGTAGCCAAATGCAAAATTCAAGACCAGTTTCCTCTGGTAACCAAATGCAGCAAAGAGCTGTATCCTCTGGAAGCCAGAGACCTGGTTCCTCGACAAACCGTCAACCAACCATGAGACCACCAGGTTCAACAATGAATGGCCAATCAGCTAATCGGAATGGCCAGCCAAGTTCCAGATCAGAACACCAAAGACCAGCTCCTGGGAAGGTGCCCGTGGATCATAGGAGGCAGATGAGCAACAGCAGCAGCAATGGAGTTGGTCCTGGTCGGTCAGGGTCCACAGCAAGACCTTTGCCTTCTAAGCCTTCACTGGAGAGAAAGCCCTCCATCTCCGCGGGAAAGAGTTCTCTTCAAAGTGCGCAAAGACCACCGTCCTTGTCCAGACCAGTGTCATCTGATCCTAGGCAACGGCTGGGAGAACAGAGAAAGGTCAACCCAACCACATCCCGAATGATCCCAAAACAACCAGTGCCTACCTCAAGACACCAG ATGATGAGTAAACCGGCAGCCAAGAGACCTCCACAGCGTGACATACATGATGATCGGATGcctttgaagaagaagaagcctgCAATAATGTCAGAGGATGCTAAGGCATTGAGCATGATTAGACAAATGTTCAA TACCAATCGTTACGCTGGACGTGACGATGATGACAGAAACATGGAAGCCAACTTCGACGATATCATGAAGGAAGAGAGACGAAG TGCGAGAATTGCAAGGGAGGAAGATGAAAAGGAAGCGCAGCTGATAGCACAAGAAGAAGAGCGAGAGAGGCTGAGAAAGATTCGGAAGAACCGTTAG
- the LOC103842470 gene encoding protein spt2 isoform X1, which translates to MQQAYEQDLDEEAGYDDYYSDDNGLDEYDEEEEEEVPPKEEVEYLELRQRIKESIRKKSGSGGVNAQSSQDRRKKQLPYNDFGSFFGPSRPVISSRVIQESKSLLENEIKNSNQPKKRPVPASNSGDKNVSHEKKRPKVVSATRRKVETLKDTRDYSFLFSDDAELPAPKREPLSRSGSFPNSGRLFADIQEARSARPKQSPAVNGRAAQGPPPREDKRHVVSANGHSRPASSGGQMNHSRPTSGGQMQARSVSGRPTSSGSSQMQKSRPASSGSQMQNSRPVSSGNQMQQRAVSSGSQRPGSSTNRQPTMRPPGSTMNGQSANRNGQPSSRSEHQRPAPGKVPVDHRRQMSNSSSNGVGPGRSGSTARPLPSKPSLERKPSISAGKSSLQSAQRPPSLSRPVSSDPRQRLGEQRKVNPTTSRMIPKQPVPTSRHQMMSKPAAKRPPQRDIHDDRMPLKKKKPAIMSEDAKALSMIRQMFNTNRYAGRDDDDRNMEANFDDIMKEERRSARIAREEDEKEAQLIAQEEERERLRKIRKNR; encoded by the exons ATGCAGCAGGCCTATGAAcaa GACCTTGATGAGGAAGCTGGCTATGATGACTATTACAGTGATGATAATGGATTAGATGAgtacgacgaggaagaagaagaagaagtgccCCCGAAGGAAGAAGTTGAATATCTTGAATTGCGTCAAAGGATCAAGGAGTCTATCAGGAAAAAATCGGGCAGTGGAGGTGTTAATGCTCAATCTTCACAagacagaagaaaaaaacaactcCCTTACAACGA ctttggttccttcttTGGTCCTTCACGGCCTGTGATATCCTCGAGGGTTATTCAAGAAAGCAAATCCTTGCTAGAAAACGAGATAAAGAACTCAAACCAACCG AAGAAAAGACCTGTTCCAGCTAGCAATTCGGGAGATAAGAATGTGTCACATGAGAAGAAGCGGCCTAAAGTTGTGAGTGCTACAAGAAGGAAAGTTGAGACTCTTAAGGACACACGAGACTATTCCTTCTTGTTTTCCGATGATGCAGAGCTTCCTGCTCCGAAGAGGGAACCTCTGTCTCGAAGTGGCTCCTTTCCTAATTCCGGTAG GCTTTTTGCTGATATTCAAGAAGCTCGATCTGCGAGACCCAAACAATCACCAGCTGTCAATGGTAGAGCTGCTCAAGGTCCACCACCTCGTGAGGATAAGAGACATGTTGTTTCTGCTAATGGCCATTCACGACCGGCTTCCTCTGGCGGCCAAATGAATCACTCAAGACCGACGTCTGGAGGCCAAATGCAGGCGAGATCTGTCTCGGGGAGACCCACTTCTTCAGGCAGCAGCCAAATGCAGAAATCAAGACCGGCTTCCTCTGGTAGCCAAATGCAAAATTCAAGACCAGTTTCCTCTGGTAACCAAATGCAGCAAAGAGCTGTATCCTCTGGAAGCCAGAGACCTGGTTCCTCGACAAACCGTCAACCAACCATGAGACCACCAGGTTCAACAATGAATGGCCAATCAGCTAATCGGAATGGCCAGCCAAGTTCCAGATCAGAACACCAAAGACCAGCTCCTGGGAAGGTGCCCGTGGATCATAGGAGGCAGATGAGCAACAGCAGCAGCAATGGAGTTGGTCCTGGTCGGTCAGGGTCCACAGCAAGACCTTTGCCTTCTAAGCCTTCACTGGAGAGAAAGCCCTCCATCTCCGCGGGAAAGAGTTCTCTTCAAAGTGCGCAAAGACCACCGTCCTTGTCCAGACCAGTGTCATCTGATCCTAGGCAACGGCTGGGAGAACAGAGAAAGGTCAACCCAACCACATCCCGAATGATCCCAAAACAACCAGTGCCTACCTCAAGACACCAG ATGATGAGTAAACCGGCAGCCAAGAGACCTCCACAGCGTGACATACATGATGATCGGATGcctttgaagaagaagaagcctgCAATAATGTCAGAGGATGCTAAGGCATTGAGCATGATTAGACAAATGTTCAA TACCAATCGTTACGCTGGACGTGACGATGATGACAGAAACATGGAAGCCAACTTCGACGATATCATGAAGGAAGAGAGACGAAG TGCGAGAATTGCAAGGGAGGAAGATGAAAAGGAAGCGCAGCTGATAGCACAAGAAGAAGAGCGAGAGAGGCTGAGAAAGATTCGGAAGAACCGTTAG
- the LOC103842470 gene encoding protein spt2 isoform X3: MQQAYEQDLDEEAGYDDYYSDDNGLDEYDEEEEEEVPPKEEVEYLELRQRIKESIRKKSGSGGVNAQSSQDRRKKQLPYNDFGSFFGPSRPVISSRVIQESKSLLENEIKNSNQPKKRPVPASNSGDKNVSHEKKRPKVVSATRRKVETLKDTRDYSFLFSDDAELPAPKREPLSRSGSFPNSARSARPKQSPAVNGRAAQGPPPREDKRHVVSANGHSRPASSGGQMNHSRPTSGGQMQARSVSGRPTSSGSSQMQKSRPASSGSQMQNSRPVSSGNQMQQRAVSSGSQRPGSSTNRQPTMRPPGSTMNGQSANRNGQPSSRSEHQRPAPGKVPVDHRRQMSNSSSNGVGPGRSGSTARPLPSKPSLERKPSISAGKSSLQSAQRPPSLSRPVSSDPRQRLGEQRKVNPTTSRMIPKQPVPTSRHQMMSKPAAKRPPQRDIHDDRMPLKKKKPAIMSEDAKALSMIRQMFNTNRYAGRDDDDRNMEANFDDIMKEERRSARIAREEDEKEAQLIAQEEERERLRKIRKNR, translated from the exons ATGCAGCAGGCCTATGAAcaa GACCTTGATGAGGAAGCTGGCTATGATGACTATTACAGTGATGATAATGGATTAGATGAgtacgacgaggaagaagaagaagaagtgccCCCGAAGGAAGAAGTTGAATATCTTGAATTGCGTCAAAGGATCAAGGAGTCTATCAGGAAAAAATCGGGCAGTGGAGGTGTTAATGCTCAATCTTCACAagacagaagaaaaaaacaactcCCTTACAACGA ctttggttccttcttTGGTCCTTCACGGCCTGTGATATCCTCGAGGGTTATTCAAGAAAGCAAATCCTTGCTAGAAAACGAGATAAAGAACTCAAACCAACCG AAGAAAAGACCTGTTCCAGCTAGCAATTCGGGAGATAAGAATGTGTCACATGAGAAGAAGCGGCCTAAAGTTGTGAGTGCTACAAGAAGGAAAGTTGAGACTCTTAAGGACACACGAGACTATTCCTTCTTGTTTTCCGATGATGCAGAGCTTCCTGCTCCGAAGAGGGAACCTCTGTCTCGAAGTGGCTCCTTTCCTAATTCCG CTCGATCTGCGAGACCCAAACAATCACCAGCTGTCAATGGTAGAGCTGCTCAAGGTCCACCACCTCGTGAGGATAAGAGACATGTTGTTTCTGCTAATGGCCATTCACGACCGGCTTCCTCTGGCGGCCAAATGAATCACTCAAGACCGACGTCTGGAGGCCAAATGCAGGCGAGATCTGTCTCGGGGAGACCCACTTCTTCAGGCAGCAGCCAAATGCAGAAATCAAGACCGGCTTCCTCTGGTAGCCAAATGCAAAATTCAAGACCAGTTTCCTCTGGTAACCAAATGCAGCAAAGAGCTGTATCCTCTGGAAGCCAGAGACCTGGTTCCTCGACAAACCGTCAACCAACCATGAGACCACCAGGTTCAACAATGAATGGCCAATCAGCTAATCGGAATGGCCAGCCAAGTTCCAGATCAGAACACCAAAGACCAGCTCCTGGGAAGGTGCCCGTGGATCATAGGAGGCAGATGAGCAACAGCAGCAGCAATGGAGTTGGTCCTGGTCGGTCAGGGTCCACAGCAAGACCTTTGCCTTCTAAGCCTTCACTGGAGAGAAAGCCCTCCATCTCCGCGGGAAAGAGTTCTCTTCAAAGTGCGCAAAGACCACCGTCCTTGTCCAGACCAGTGTCATCTGATCCTAGGCAACGGCTGGGAGAACAGAGAAAGGTCAACCCAACCACATCCCGAATGATCCCAAAACAACCAGTGCCTACCTCAAGACACCAG ATGATGAGTAAACCGGCAGCCAAGAGACCTCCACAGCGTGACATACATGATGATCGGATGcctttgaagaagaagaagcctgCAATAATGTCAGAGGATGCTAAGGCATTGAGCATGATTAGACAAATGTTCAA TACCAATCGTTACGCTGGACGTGACGATGATGACAGAAACATGGAAGCCAACTTCGACGATATCATGAAGGAAGAGAGACGAAG TGCGAGAATTGCAAGGGAGGAAGATGAAAAGGAAGCGCAGCTGATAGCACAAGAAGAAGAGCGAGAGAGGCTGAGAAAGATTCGGAAGAACCGTTAG